In a single window of the Helicobacter felis ATCC 49179 genome:
- a CDS encoding 4Fe-4S binding protein gives MFEFIYMKNSTYPDVVLHDHIKVLEHDQDIECVVCNVALQGTKRVAKEVNFFIENSAQTPLELAQSLSLLYEAHGLQFDFDHTKYTPTQEGSLIEFFNYNKEICQYHQRRVECCGKCSEVCPTQAISKLDPQIAREKDLECEDNRHLVIDHQSCIDCGKCIAVCPSGSLSYSSFNLECMQEVAKLYRGYIPLLIDCKAELPNTPLKKEVLPLCLNVNILEQVALLTWVQESGSQIVIYATQELGIGTLESIALLNEIYTHLCHQEAILVARTTEELQACLQDAQSLSSPYTPPTIPTRTKRDLFAQRLGFLIEQGDYGQVGCGEFIRYGHIEIKDNCTLCLSCVGACNTGALSVDGNAYTLLFNPSLCTTCGYCEATCPEKNCLHLERDGIALNPAYFVPKIMAKDSLFTCKMCGKPIGTTKSVHKIAQIMTPKFQGDARKIATLYACPDCKVKIMLEDMLDINSILK, from the coding sequence ATGTTTGAATTTATTTATATGAAAAACTCTACTTACCCGGATGTGGTGTTGCACGATCACATTAAGGTTTTAGAACACGATCAAGACATAGAGTGCGTAGTGTGCAATGTGGCTTTGCAGGGAACTAAGAGGGTGGCTAAGGAGGTAAATTTTTTTATAGAAAATAGCGCACAAACTCCCCTAGAACTCGCCCAAAGTCTCAGTCTACTTTACGAGGCGCATGGATTACAATTTGATTTCGACCACACCAAATACACCCCTACTCAAGAGGGCTCTTTGATCGAGTTTTTTAACTATAATAAAGAGATTTGCCAATACCACCAACGGCGCGTGGAGTGTTGTGGAAAGTGTAGTGAAGTCTGCCCCACTCAAGCCATCAGCAAATTAGACCCACAAATCGCCCGAGAGAAAGACTTAGAATGTGAGGATAACCGTCATTTGGTGATCGATCACCAGAGTTGTATTGATTGTGGCAAATGCATTGCTGTGTGTCCTAGCGGGAGCTTAAGCTATTCTAGCTTTAACTTAGAGTGCATGCAAGAAGTTGCCAAACTCTACAGGGGGTATATCCCTCTTTTGATCGATTGCAAAGCAGAACTGCCAAACACTCCGCTTAAAAAAGAGGTCTTACCCCTTTGCTTAAATGTAAATATCTTAGAGCAGGTCGCTCTGCTTACTTGGGTGCAAGAGAGTGGAAGCCAGATCGTGATCTATGCGACCCAAGAGTTGGGCATAGGCACTTTAGAGAGTATCGCTCTGCTCAATGAAATTTATACGCACCTTTGCCATCAAGAGGCAATTTTAGTGGCGCGCACTACAGAAGAATTGCAAGCGTGCTTGCAGGACGCGCAATCACTAAGCTCCCCCTACACACCTCCCACTATTCCAACACGCACGAAAAGAGATCTTTTTGCCCAACGCTTGGGCTTTTTGATAGAGCAGGGGGATTATGGGCAGGTGGGGTGTGGGGAGTTTATCCGCTATGGGCACATAGAAATTAAAGACAACTGCACCCTTTGCCTCTCTTGCGTGGGGGCGTGCAATACCGGAGCGCTGAGTGTAGATGGCAACGCCTATACTTTACTCTTTAACCCCAGTTTGTGCACCACTTGCGGGTATTGTGAGGCAACCTGTCCTGAAAAGAATTGTCTACACTTGGAGCGCGATGGAATCGCGTTAAACCCGGCGTATTTTGTCCCTAAGATTATGGCGAAGGACAGCTTATTTACCTGCAAAATGTGTGGTAAACCTATTGGCACGACTAAAAGCGTGCACAAGATCGCCCAAATCATGACTCCCAAGTTTCAAGGAGATGCGCGTAAAATTGCCACACTATACGCCTGTCCTGATTGCAAGGTTAAAATCATGCTCGAAGACATGCTAGATATCAACTCTATTTTAAAATGA
- a CDS encoding molecular chaperone TorD family protein: MNPLDSNLITARALYYRLWHYMVVFVQEESVFNELKTLVNHLKNYPFDLESGCAWQKLDTFLAQGLESFREEQNTVLFSPSYDFVPLSASYYLEGQDNGKKRLEAIALLKQSGLRLESHTLPYPTAEDDLAFLTLMMNAFLQQLLTDSVFFSLHEKLFKDFFHLFSDAFLEAISTHEKSVCYQNYAITLGAFIQHERLFFNLH, translated from the coding sequence ATGAATCCACTAGATTCCAATCTCATTACCGCACGCGCGCTATATTACCGCCTTTGGCATTATATGGTGGTGTTTGTGCAAGAGGAGAGCGTGTTTAATGAACTAAAAACTTTGGTCAATCACCTTAAAAACTACCCCTTTGATCTTGAGAGCGGGTGCGCGTGGCAAAAATTGGACACCTTTTTGGCGCAGGGTTTAGAGTCCTTTAGAGAGGAACAAAACACAGTGTTGTTCTCTCCTAGCTATGATTTCGTGCCCTTGAGCGCGTCCTATTATTTGGAAGGGCAGGATAATGGCAAAAAACGCCTTGAGGCGATCGCGCTTTTAAAACAATCAGGCTTACGCCTAGAGAGCCACACCCTCCCCTATCCCACCGCTGAGGACGATCTCGCCTTTTTGACTTTGATGATGAACGCCTTTTTACAACAACTTCTTACAGACTCCGTCTTTTTTAGTCTACATGAAAAACTCTTCAAAGACTTTTTTCACCTTTTTAGCGATGCTTTCTTGGAGGCTATCAGCACGCATGAAAAAAGCGTGTGTTACCAAAACTACGCTATAACCTTAGGTGCATTTATCCAACACGAGAGGTTGTTTTTCAACCTGCATTAG